Below is a window of Thermogemmata fonticola DNA.
CCGCCTCGTACTCCGCGACACTCTGCTCCGGGTAAATATATTCGACCGCGATACCGTAGCGCTGGAGAATCCTCTCGCGTAACTCCAGCGTTTCCGGAAATTGATAACCGGTTTCCAGATTGATGCAGATTACCGACGGTTCGATTTCTGCCAGCATGTGGAGGACACAGCAACCCTCCGCGCCAAATGCTGTAGCCATCAGCAAGCGGGGATGGAAGCGCCGCACAGCCCAGCGGAGAATCTCTTGGGGGGAAGCCTGATCCAACTGCTGGCAAGCCTCGGCAATCTCTTCAGGCGTCATGGGGGAAGGAACGGATGGTCCCGCCGAGGCGTCCGACGCCCCCCCCTCCTTCAGCGCGCAGCCGGTCGCTGGGCCAACCGGGGTTCCCAACGAATCCGGGGTGCGTTCCGCGCTACTCACCTGGCCAGCGGTTTCGGAGGTCACCCTGGCAGCGGCGGATTGAGCTGTTGTAGCGAAGGGCAACCGAGTCATATGGCATCACTTTTATTGGTTCACTAATGATGCTAAACTTAGGGGAGAAACACCACTCATCCGAGCTAAATCCCCATATTCTCCATCGATATCGTAGTCTTTCAACGCATTTCGACAAGTATTTCGTGAGAAGCGGGAATGGAAAAAAATGTGACAGCGGCCGTTGGAAACGCACAACACCCAGCTTCGCGGAGAAGCCGGGTGCGTGCGGTCGCCCGTCACGAACGACGGAGGGGCTGCCTCAGTATTTGGTCATCTCCTGGGTGATTTGCCGCTGCATGTCGGCATTCGGCCCTACGTAAAGGTGGAGGTGGTCCTTGTCAATGTACACAACCTGAACACGGTTCCGCTTTGTATATTGCGGGAAGGGATAATCGCTTTGGATCACTTCCGTGTAGTACACCACGCATTCCCAATGGCAATGGTGCAGTTGGGCCATACCAATCAACGGGAAAAAGCGAGGCGGGTCGATTTTGTCTACAAGCCGGTTCTTGACAATAGTAACATCATCGCGAAACTCTTCATAGATGTAGGGAATACCACGAGCCACCTTTGGCAAAGCACGAAGCACTTCGGCATCACTGGGTGGGTCTTCACAAATAGGCGGCGGGTAGCCGTTACGAATCGGCGGCAAGATGGGCACCCGGCCATCATTGCGGTGGTTGTACTTTTGGTCCATTCGTTCCGCCACCCACGGCTGAACAGGAATGGGTGTAAACCACCCCAAAGTCAACGGATTGCAACCGCCACTCAGGGTCGGCAGGGCGACCACCGCCGCCCACAACAACTTGCGATACCATCCGGTCATGCTCCCCCTCCGTGCGAGCCGGATTGTTACTCCGTTGCCTACTGTATCGGCCAAGCGTGTCAGGAAATTGAATCAGAATACGCCGAGTCTGCCGGAAAATGCGAAGAAAATCCCTCATGGTAGAACCCATGCTGCCACCCCGTGTCATTCATTCCTCGTAGGGCACCCTTCACCTGGAGACGACTTTTGACAACTTTTGGAAGGAGTACCTCCTAGGATTTCTCCATATCCCCTAAACCCTGGCGAAACCTCCCCGGAAGATCAATCCTGGGAGAGAGAATTGGGAGAACGACAATATGGTTTACCTCTCACGGATTTACACGCGTTCCGGCGATGGCGGTGAGACGGGGTTGGGCGATGGAACCCGCGTACCCAAGAACGACCCCCGCGTGTGCGCCTATGGTGAAGTGGACGAACTGAACGCTGTGCTGGGTTTGGTTTTGGCCAGTGTCCCAGAATGTCCCGAAGCGGTATTGCTGGAAAGCCTCCAGCATGATTTGTTTGACGTGGGCGCTGATTTGTGCGTACCGCTGTCAGAGTCAGAACAAGCCGGACAACACTTGCGGGTAACCGCTCAACAGGTAGCCCGGCTGGAAGCAGCCATTGACCGCCTCAATGCCCATTTGGAACCTCTGCACAGTTTTGTGTTGCCGGGGGGAAGTCCGGCGGCGGCTTGGCTGCACTTCGCCCGGACAGTCTGCCGGCGCGCTGAACGGGCTGTGGTAACCCTTCAACAGCATGTCCCCATCAATCCTCAAGTCCTCATCTATCTAAACCGTTTGTCCGATTTGCTATTCGTTTTGGCCCGTGTCGCTAATGACAACGGGCAGCGTGATCGCCTTTGGAAGCCCGGACAATTTCGAGAGGGAGAACCACCCTCCTAGGCTTCCGGGCAGCCAGATGTGGGAGGGAATCCAACAAGGTCTAGGCGGCGGAGAATTCCCTCCCCTGTTCGGCACGGTGACACTCATAAGATCAACTTTAGAACCGGAATCGCCCGTCCCCGTCAACGGGCAGGCACTCCCTCGAATAGCAGCGCACCACGACCAGGGAAAGGGTCAGGCAGAACCATGAATCCTCATGCCCCGACGAAACTCCATCCAGAAGGCCGGGTCGAACCTGCGGAATCCCAGGCGGATCCCACCGTCCATTTGCCAGCTCCAGCAAGGCGACTATGGGAACGGATCCGGCAGCGCCAGGCTTGCGTTGGGATCATTGGTCTGGGTTATGTGGGTTTACCTCTGGCCAAGGCTTTCAGCCAAGCCGGATTTCCTGTCCTGGGTTTTGACATTGATCCCGCGAAAGTCGAAAAGCTCCAACGGGGGGAAAGTTACATCGGGCACATTCCTCCCGCCACAGTCCGTGAGATGCTAGTCCGGGGGTTTTCCGCGACCAGTGACTTCCACCGGCTGGGGGAAGCCGATGCCATCCTCATTTGCGTGCCCACACCGCTGACGGAAGCCCGCGAACCAGATTTGACCTATGTGGTCAATTCGGTACAAGCCGTAGCCCAAACCTTGCGCCCCGGCCAACTGGTGGTCCTGGAAAGCACCACCTATCCCCGCACCACGCGGGATGTCGTTCTGCCTCTATTGGCTCAACGAGGGCAGACGGTGGGAGTGGACTTTTTCCTCGCCTATAGCCCCGAACGGGAAGACCCCGGCAACGCCCGTTATTCCACCACCAGCATCCCGAAGGTCGTCGGCGGCATCGATCCCGTCAGCGGGGAAGTGGCAGCCGCCCTGTATCGTCAGGTGGTAGTGGAAGTGGTGCCGGTATCCACTCCAGAGGTCGCCGAGGCATGCAAAATCCTGGAAAATACCTACCGGGCGGTCAACATCGCCTTGGTCAACGAATTGAAAGTGCTCTACGACCGCATGGGTATCGATGTTTGGGAAGTGATCGACGCGGCCCGGACCAAACCGTTCGGCTTCCAGGCCTTCTACCCCGGTCCCGGTCTGGGAGGACATTGCATCCCCATCGACCCGTTCTACCTGACCTGGATCGCACGCAAATATGGCTTGAGCACGCGCTTCATTGAATTGGCAGGCGAGGTCAACACCGCCATGCCAGCCTATGTGGTCAGCAAAGTGACCGACGCCCTCAACGAACGCAGGAAACCAGTCAAGGGAAGCCGAATCCTACTGTTGGGGATGGCCTACAAGAAGGACGTGGATGATCCCCGCGAAAGCCC
It encodes the following:
- a CDS encoding phosphoadenylyl-sulfate reductase gives rise to the protein MTRLPFATTAQSAAARVTSETAGQVSSAERTPDSLGTPVGPATGCALKEGGASDASAGPSVPSPMTPEEIAEACQQLDQASPQEILRWAVRRFHPRLLMATAFGAEGCCVLHMLAEIEPSVICINLETGYQFPETLELRERILQRYGIAVEYIYPEQSVAEYEAEHGGPLYTIRPDQCCHDRKILPLRRALARYAPLAWISAIRKDQTDVRSKAQVVQWDAKFQLVKVNPLLHWTKRDVWNFIVRHDVPYNPLHDRGYPSIGCWPCTRPVQPGEDDRAGRWAGKVKKECGLHVIEHTDGSGI
- a CDS encoding nucleotide sugar dehydrogenase, coding for MNPHAPTKLHPEGRVEPAESQADPTVHLPAPARRLWERIRQRQACVGIIGLGYVGLPLAKAFSQAGFPVLGFDIDPAKVEKLQRGESYIGHIPPATVREMLVRGFSATSDFHRLGEADAILICVPTPLTEAREPDLTYVVNSVQAVAQTLRPGQLVVLESTTYPRTTRDVVLPLLAQRGQTVGVDFFLAYSPEREDPGNARYSTTSIPKVVGGIDPVSGEVAAALYRQVVVEVVPVSTPEVAEACKILENTYRAVNIALVNELKVLYDRMGIDVWEVIDAARTKPFGFQAFYPGPGLGGHCIPIDPFYLTWIARKYGLSTRFIELAGEVNTAMPAYVVSKVTDALNERRKPVKGSRILLLGMAYKKDVDDPRESPGFELLDLLLKKGAVVQYNDPHIPVLPRMRHWPHLQPLQSLPLTADTLASQDCVLIVTDHSAYDYPWIVQHSRLIVDTRNATRYVREGREKIVKA
- a CDS encoding cob(I)yrinic acid a,c-diamide adenosyltransferase, encoding MVYLSRIYTRSGDGGETGLGDGTRVPKNDPRVCAYGEVDELNAVLGLVLASVPECPEAVLLESLQHDLFDVGADLCVPLSESEQAGQHLRVTAQQVARLEAAIDRLNAHLEPLHSFVLPGGSPAAAWLHFARTVCRRAERAVVTLQQHVPINPQVLIYLNRLSDLLFVLARVANDNGQRDRLWKPGQFREGEPPS